In Streptomyces dangxiongensis, one DNA window encodes the following:
- a CDS encoding DNA polymerase III subunit alpha, translating to MPGFAHLHTVSGFSLRYGASHPERLAERAAERGMDALALTDRDTLAGTVRFAKACAGAGVRPLFGVDLAVEAGQDVRRDRRRTPVRGGAFVDESAPRVTFLARDGARGWGGLCRLVTQAHAGGGTPLLPWSAHQGDGLVVLLGPGSDVGRALAAGRPDRAAALLAPWREIYGDALRLEAVWHGRTGTGTGSLRLAARTVGFAAEQGIRPVLSNAVRYADPGQGPVADVLDAARRLVPVDPRGELDSGEAWLKDPRAMLRVAERVVEAAGFRPDTARRLLEQTRATAAECRVDPEDGLGIGTVHFPEPRLVGAGLRTAQRTLASRATAGMLRLGYGGRRAYWERMHHELDIIAHHGFASYFLTVAQVVDDVREMGIRVAARGSGAGSLVNHLLGIAHADPVGHGLLMERFLSRERVVLPDIDIDVESARRLEVYRAVIGRFGAERVATVSMPETYRVRHAIRDVGAALSMDPAEIDRIAKSFPHIRARDARAALAELPELRRLAGEKERYGRLWELVEALDALPRGIAMHPCGVLLSDASLLARTPVVPTSGEGLPMSQFDKEDVEDLGLLKLDVLGVRMQSAMAHAVAEVERASGERIDLDAVPPEDPETYRLIRSTETLGCFQIESPGQRDLVGRLQPATFHDLVVDISLFRPGPVAADMVRPFIEARHGRAPVRCPHPDLEEALRGTYGVVVFHEQIIDIIAVMTGCGRGEADRMRRGLSDPQSQGRIKVWFAQRAAARGYSAETIQQTWGTVEAFGSYGFCKAHAVAFAVPTYQSAWLKAHHPAAFYAGLLTHDPGMYPKRLLLADARRRGVPVLPLDVNVSGVAHKIELVSESPGVWGLRLALCDVHGISEAEAKRIEDGQPYASLLDFWERARPSRPLAGRLAQVGALDAFGANRRDLQLHLTELHRGARGGGGGQLPLAGGRKTAPAGLPDLTPAERLSAELGVLSLDASRNLMDDHREFLDELGVVSARRLREARHGETVLVAGAKAATQTPPIRSGKRVIFSTLDDGTGLVDLAFFDDSHDTCAHTVFHSWLLLVRGVVQRRGPRSLSVVASAAWNLAELVDVRHEEGLDGVAARLAAPSGTAGQGSPAGDGDGPARARLAGSDGLPAPAGSAAQDAMDRRRIRLPTGYEMHPWADLRPAGEGPAVGRKLWHQSPGSAG from the coding sequence GTGCCGGGCTTCGCGCATCTGCACACCGTCTCCGGGTTCTCCCTGAGATACGGGGCCTCGCACCCGGAGCGGCTGGCCGAGCGCGCCGCGGAACGGGGCATGGACGCCCTCGCCCTGACCGACCGCGACACCCTCGCCGGCACGGTGCGCTTCGCCAAGGCCTGCGCCGGCGCGGGCGTCCGTCCGCTGTTCGGCGTGGACCTGGCGGTGGAGGCGGGGCAGGACGTACGGCGGGACCGGCGGCGGACCCCGGTGCGCGGCGGCGCCTTCGTGGACGAGTCGGCACCCCGGGTGACCTTCCTCGCCCGGGACGGCGCCCGTGGCTGGGGCGGCCTGTGCCGGCTGGTCACACAGGCGCACGCCGGCGGGGGCACGCCGCTGCTTCCCTGGTCCGCGCACCAGGGGGACGGCCTGGTGGTGCTCCTCGGCCCGGGATCGGACGTAGGGCGCGCGCTGGCCGCCGGGCGGCCCGACCGGGCGGCGGCGCTGCTGGCCCCGTGGCGCGAGATCTACGGCGACGCGCTGCGCCTGGAGGCCGTCTGGCACGGCCGCACCGGCACGGGAACCGGCTCCCTGCGGCTCGCGGCCCGTACCGTCGGCTTCGCCGCCGAGCAGGGGATCCGGCCGGTGCTCAGCAACGCCGTCCGGTACGCCGACCCCGGCCAGGGGCCGGTCGCCGACGTGCTGGACGCCGCGCGCCGTCTGGTGCCGGTCGACCCCCGGGGCGAGCTGGACTCCGGCGAGGCCTGGCTGAAGGACCCGCGGGCCATGCTGCGGGTCGCCGAGCGGGTCGTGGAGGCCGCCGGGTTCCGCCCGGACACCGCCCGCCGGCTGCTGGAGCAGACCCGGGCCACGGCCGCCGAGTGCCGGGTCGACCCCGAGGACGGCCTCGGCATCGGCACCGTCCACTTTCCCGAGCCGCGCCTCGTCGGCGCCGGCCTGCGCACCGCACAGCGGACGCTCGCCTCACGGGCGACGGCGGGGATGCTGCGGCTCGGGTACGGCGGCCGGCGCGCGTACTGGGAGCGGATGCACCACGAGCTGGACATCATCGCCCACCACGGCTTCGCCTCCTACTTCCTGACGGTCGCCCAGGTGGTCGACGACGTACGGGAGATGGGGATCAGGGTGGCCGCGCGGGGCTCCGGCGCCGGGTCGCTCGTCAACCACCTGCTCGGGATCGCGCACGCCGACCCGGTCGGGCACGGGCTGCTGATGGAGCGCTTCCTGTCCAGGGAGCGCGTCGTGCTGCCCGACATCGACATCGACGTGGAGTCCGCGCGCCGGCTGGAGGTCTACCGGGCGGTCATCGGCCGGTTCGGTGCGGAGCGGGTCGCGACCGTCTCCATGCCGGAGACCTACCGGGTCCGGCACGCGATCCGGGACGTGGGCGCCGCGCTGTCCATGGACCCGGCCGAGATCGACCGGATCGCCAAGTCTTTTCCGCACATCCGTGCCCGGGACGCCCGGGCCGCCCTGGCGGAGCTGCCCGAGCTGCGGCGGCTGGCGGGGGAGAAGGAGAGGTACGGCAGGCTGTGGGAGCTGGTGGAGGCTCTCGACGCCCTGCCGCGCGGGATCGCCATGCACCCGTGCGGGGTGCTCCTGTCCGACGCCTCCCTGCTCGCCCGTACGCCGGTGGTGCCGACCAGCGGCGAGGGGCTTCCCATGTCGCAGTTCGACAAGGAGGACGTGGAGGACCTGGGGTTGCTCAAGCTGGACGTGCTGGGCGTGCGGATGCAGTCGGCGATGGCGCACGCGGTCGCCGAGGTGGAGCGGGCGAGCGGGGAGCGGATCGACCTGGACGCGGTGCCGCCGGAGGACCCGGAGACGTACCGGCTGATCCGGTCCACCGAGACCCTCGGGTGCTTCCAGATCGAGTCGCCGGGCCAGCGGGACCTGGTGGGGCGGTTGCAGCCGGCCACCTTCCACGACCTGGTGGTCGACATCTCGCTGTTCCGGCCCGGCCCGGTCGCCGCCGACATGGTGCGGCCGTTCATCGAGGCGCGGCACGGGCGGGCGCCGGTGCGCTGTCCGCACCCGGACCTGGAGGAGGCGCTGAGGGGGACGTACGGGGTCGTCGTCTTCCACGAGCAGATCATCGACATCATCGCCGTCATGACCGGCTGCGGCCGGGGCGAGGCCGACCGGATGCGGCGCGGTCTGTCCGATCCGCAGTCGCAGGGGCGGATCAAGGTGTGGTTCGCCCAGCGGGCGGCGGCCAGGGGATACAGCGCAGAAACGATTCAGCAGACCTGGGGGACCGTGGAGGCCTTCGGGTCGTACGGCTTCTGCAAGGCGCACGCGGTCGCCTTCGCCGTACCCACCTACCAGTCGGCCTGGCTGAAGGCGCACCACCCGGCCGCCTTCTACGCCGGGCTGCTCACGCACGACCCCGGGATGTACCCGAAGCGGCTGCTGCTGGCGGACGCGCGGCGGCGCGGGGTGCCGGTCCTGCCGCTGGACGTGAACGTCTCCGGGGTCGCCCATAAGATCGAACTGGTGTCTGAATCCCCGGGGGTGTGGGGGCTGCGCCTCGCCCTCTGCGACGTGCACGGCATCAGCGAGGCCGAGGCGAAGCGGATCGAGGACGGCCAGCCGTACGCCTCCCTGCTGGACTTCTGGGAGCGGGCCCGGCCCAGCAGGCCGCTGGCGGGACGGCTCGCCCAGGTGGGGGCGCTGGACGCCTTCGGCGCCAACCGGCGCGACCTGCAACTGCACCTCACCGAGCTGCACCGGGGCGCCCGGGGCGGTGGCGGCGGCCAGCTCCCGCTCGCGGGAGGCCGGAAGACCGCGCCGGCCGGCCTGCCGGACCTGACCCCGGCCGAGCGGCTCAGCGCCGAGCTGGGTGTGCTGTCCCTGGACGCCTCCCGCAATCTGATGGACGACCACCGGGAGTTCCTCGACGAGCTGGGCGTGGTCTCCGCGCGCCGGCTGCGCGAGGCACGCCACGGCGAGACCGTGCTGGTCGCGGGCGCCAAGGCGGCCACCCAGACCCCGCCGATCCGCTCCGGCAAGCGGGTCATCTTCTCCACGCTGGACGACGGCACCGGACTGGTCGACCTCGCGTTCTTCGACGACTCGCACGACACGTGCGCCCACACCGTTTTCCACTCCTGGCTGCTGCTGGTGCGCGGAGTGGTGCAACGGCGCGGCCCGCGCAGCCTGAGCGTGGTGGCCTCCGCCGCCTGGAACCTCGCCGAGCTGGTGGACGTACGCCACGAGGAGGGACTCGACGGGGTCGCCGCCCGGCTGGCCGCACCGTCCGGCACGGCCGGGCAGGGGTCCCCGGCGGGGGACGGCGACGGTCCGGCCCGGGCCCGGCTCGCCGGTTCGGACGGGCTGCCGGCCCCGGCGGGTTCCGCGGCCCAGGACGCGATGGACCGGCGGCGGATCCGCCTGCCCACGGGGTACGAGATGCACCCCTGGGCCGATCTGCGCCCCGCAGGCGAAGGGCCCGCGGTGGGAAGGAAACTGTGGCACCAGAGTCCGGGGAGTGCGGGATGA
- a CDS encoding DNA polymerase Y family protein, with protein sequence MTILCVRFQPPPVDEAALPELLGLLEEFTPVVEALPPDGALADLRGAERYFGRGAVELASVIRVRALARYGVDCVIGAGPGPMLARVALRDARPGVTCAVPEDPDGIAGFLADRPVSALPGVGTATARTLDEYGLDTLGRVAAAPLSTLQRLIGARAGRELREKAAGVDRGRVVPNAVSRSLATERPFRLDELDPDRHRRALLSAAEELGARLRALEKVCRTLTLTVRYADRSSTTRSRTLAEPTAHSAALTRTAYGMYESLGLQRARVRAIALRAEDLGAADQASHQLTFDPVDEKVRRIEEVADRVRAKFGPRAVLPGRLAA encoded by the coding sequence ATGACCATCCTCTGCGTACGTTTCCAGCCGCCGCCGGTGGACGAGGCGGCCCTGCCGGAACTGCTCGGACTGCTTGAGGAGTTCACACCGGTCGTGGAGGCGCTGCCCCCGGACGGGGCGCTGGCCGATCTGCGCGGCGCCGAGCGGTACTTCGGGCGCGGCGCGGTGGAGCTGGCCTCGGTGATCCGGGTACGCGCCCTCGCGCGGTACGGCGTCGACTGCGTGATCGGCGCCGGACCGGGCCCGATGCTGGCCCGCGTGGCGCTGCGCGACGCCCGGCCGGGGGTGACCTGCGCGGTGCCCGAGGACCCCGACGGCATCGCCGGGTTCCTCGCCGACCGGCCGGTGTCCGCGCTGCCCGGCGTCGGCACGGCGACCGCCCGCACTCTGGACGAGTACGGCCTGGACACCCTGGGCCGGGTCGCCGCCGCGCCGCTGTCCACGCTCCAGCGCCTGATCGGCGCGAGGGCGGGCCGGGAACTGCGCGAGAAGGCGGCCGGTGTCGACCGCGGCCGGGTCGTACCGAACGCCGTCTCCCGCTCCCTGGCCACCGAACGCCCCTTCCGGCTGGACGAGCTGGACCCCGACCGGCACCGCCGCGCCCTGCTCTCGGCGGCCGAGGAGCTGGGCGCCCGGCTGCGCGCCCTGGAGAAGGTCTGCCGCACCCTGACCCTCACCGTGCGCTACGCCGACCGTTCCTCCACCACCCGCAGCCGGACCCTCGCGGAGCCGACCGCGCACTCGGCCGCGCTGACGAGGACGGCCTACGGCATGTACGAGTCCCTGGGCCTCCAGCGGGCCCGGGTCCGTGCGATCGCCCTGCGCGCGGAGGACCTGGGGGCCGCCGACCAGGCCTCCCACCAGCTCACCTTCGACCCCGTGGACGAGAAGGTCCGCCGCATCGAGGAGGTCGCGGACCGCGTGCGGGCGAAGTTCGGGCCGCGGGCGGTGTTGCCGGGGCGGCTGGCCGCCTGA
- a CDS encoding DUF402 domain-containing protein: MSVNSAESVRWLEVVLVKGGRTKIRYPAQSLRDDGTRIAVRARWAGSGVRDFGFVRFEPGDVFTEYYWRDRWYSVKEVRGADGVLKGWYCDITRPAVLSGTELVVEDLDLDLWRSGDGRDVRRLDEDEFAGSGLARTDPRAASAAMAALDTLEALARAGGFEELLT; encoded by the coding sequence GTGTCCGTGAACTCGGCTGAGTCCGTGCGGTGGCTGGAGGTCGTCCTGGTCAAGGGGGGCCGTACGAAGATCCGTTACCCGGCGCAGTCACTCCGGGACGACGGCACCCGGATCGCCGTACGCGCCCGCTGGGCGGGCTCGGGGGTGCGCGACTTCGGGTTCGTGCGCTTCGAGCCGGGCGACGTGTTCACCGAGTACTACTGGCGGGACCGGTGGTATTCCGTGAAGGAGGTCCGCGGCGCGGACGGGGTGCTCAAGGGCTGGTACTGCGACATCACCCGCCCCGCGGTCCTGTCCGGCACGGAGCTGGTCGTGGAGGACCTCGACCTGGACCTGTGGCGCTCCGGGGACGGGCGGGACGTACGGCGGCTGGACGAGGACGAGTTCGCCGGGAGCGGGCTCGCGCGGACGGACCCGCGGGCCGCGTCCGCCGCCATGGCCGCCCTGGACACCCTGGAGGCGCTGGCCCGGGCCGGCGGCTTCGAGGAGCTGCTGACCTGA
- a CDS encoding GntR family transcriptional regulator: MSLKIRIDDSAPPYEQVRARISEQARSGALPVGYRLPTVRGLAESLGLAVNTVAKAYRALEGDGVIETRGRNGTFVAAAGSAAQREASSAAQAYAERVRRLGLGEDEALAAVRDAVLAAYAG; encoded by the coding sequence GTGAGCCTGAAGATCCGCATCGATGACAGCGCGCCTCCGTACGAGCAGGTGCGGGCGCGAATTTCCGAGCAGGCGCGGTCCGGCGCGCTCCCCGTGGGGTACCGGCTGCCGACCGTGCGGGGGCTGGCCGAGTCCCTGGGGCTCGCGGTGAACACGGTGGCCAAGGCCTACCGGGCGCTGGAGGGCGACGGGGTGATCGAGACGCGCGGACGCAACGGCACGTTCGTGGCCGCCGCCGGTTCGGCCGCACAGCGGGAGGCGTCCTCGGCCGCGCAGGCGTACGCGGAGCGGGTGCGCAGGCTCGGGCTGGGGGAGGACGAGGCGCTCGCCGCCGTACGGGACGCCGTGCTGGCGGCCTACGCGGGATAG
- a CDS encoding DUF72 domain-containing protein: protein MTVFVGTSGWQYKDWRDVVYPAGVPTRLWLEEYTRLFATVEINNAFYRLPSYDTFAAWRDRVPPDFVVTVKASRFLTHIKRLKDPEEPVHRLMTHAAGLGDRLGPVLLQLPPTLRADPPLLDACLARFPPGTRVAVEPRHDSWWTPELRRVLESRGAALCWADVLARPAGPLWRTADWGYVRFHQGRAQPWPRYGRRSLETWVDRIATARPGGEDVYAYFNNDPGGAAVRDAVAFAAAARRAGLTVTRTPEPVRPR from the coding sequence ATGACCGTGTTCGTCGGCACGTCGGGTTGGCAGTACAAGGACTGGCGGGACGTCGTCTACCCGGCGGGTGTCCCGACGCGGCTGTGGCTGGAGGAGTACACACGGCTCTTCGCGACGGTGGAGATCAACAACGCGTTCTACCGGCTGCCGTCGTACGACACCTTCGCCGCCTGGCGCGACCGCGTCCCGCCGGACTTCGTCGTCACGGTCAAGGCCAGCCGCTTCCTCACCCACATCAAGCGGCTGAAGGACCCCGAGGAGCCGGTCCACCGTCTGATGACCCACGCGGCGGGCCTCGGCGACCGCCTGGGTCCGGTCCTGCTCCAGCTCCCGCCGACCCTGCGCGCCGACCCGCCCCTGCTGGACGCCTGCCTGGCCCGCTTCCCGCCGGGCACACGGGTCGCGGTGGAACCCCGCCACGACTCGTGGTGGACCCCGGAGCTGCGGCGCGTGCTGGAGTCCCGGGGCGCGGCCCTGTGCTGGGCGGACGTCCTGGCCCGCCCGGCCGGCCCGCTGTGGCGCACCGCCGACTGGGGCTACGTCCGCTTCCACCAGGGCCGCGCCCAGCCCTGGCCCCGCTACGGCCGCCGCTCCCTGGAGACCTGGGTGGACCGGATCGCGACGGCCCGGCCCGGCGGGGAGGACGTGTACGCGTACTTCAACAACGACCCGGGGGGCGCGGCGGTGCGGGACGCGGTGGCGTTCGCGGCGGCGGCGCGCAGGGCGGGTCTGACGGTGACACGGACACCGGAACCCGTGCGACCGCGGTGA
- a CDS encoding DUF5925 domain-containing protein, translated as MAANPHDALPIRLHVDDSDSPSDVVDALFLGRFATGEQPYSHAVNIDRVRSGASLLPEGAQVLRVARDDDRSATLAEGEGWTLLVSRWNRGADVTVTATSAELAKRILDQATDGATDEPEPQPENVAMGFWYVSPRRGPHRTTRQISAGTWNEVRSNYTAPVAGAMDRLMKTTPEDIAGRLLLLHGPPGTGKTSALRTLARSWRDWCQVDCVLDPERLFSDVGYLMDIAIGEDDGAGKGRWRLLLLEDCDELIRGEARHTAGQALSRLLNLTDGLLGQGRNVLVGVTTNEDLERLHPAVVRPGRCLARIEVGPLTHREAVDWLGTEEGVGREGATLAELYALRRGTTPTSVPGAREGADAGLYL; from the coding sequence ATGGCTGCCAACCCGCACGACGCTCTGCCGATCCGGCTCCACGTCGACGACTCCGACTCGCCGTCCGACGTCGTCGACGCGCTGTTCCTCGGCCGTTTCGCAACGGGCGAGCAGCCGTACTCGCACGCGGTGAACATCGACCGGGTGCGCTCGGGCGCGTCCCTGCTGCCGGAGGGCGCCCAGGTGCTGCGGGTCGCCCGCGACGACGACCGCAGCGCGACCCTCGCCGAGGGCGAGGGCTGGACCCTGCTGGTCTCCCGCTGGAACCGGGGCGCGGACGTCACGGTCACGGCGACCAGCGCCGAGCTGGCGAAGCGGATCCTCGACCAGGCCACGGACGGCGCGACCGACGAGCCGGAACCCCAGCCGGAGAACGTGGCGATGGGGTTCTGGTACGTCTCCCCGCGGCGCGGCCCGCACCGCACCACCCGTCAGATCTCGGCGGGCACCTGGAACGAGGTCCGGTCCAACTACACGGCGCCGGTGGCGGGCGCGATGGACCGCCTCATGAAGACGACCCCCGAGGACATCGCGGGCCGGCTGCTCCTGCTCCACGGACCGCCCGGCACCGGGAAGACCTCCGCGCTGCGCACCCTGGCCCGCTCCTGGCGGGACTGGTGCCAGGTGGACTGCGTCCTGGATCCGGAACGTCTCTTCTCCGACGTCGGCTATCTGATGGACATCGCCATCGGCGAGGACGACGGTGCCGGCAAGGGCCGCTGGCGGCTGCTGCTGCTGGAGGACTGCGACGAGCTGATCCGCGGTGAGGCCCGGCACACGGCGGGCCAGGCCCTGTCGCGCCTGCTGAACCTCACCGACGGCCTGCTCGGCCAGGGCCGCAACGTCCTGGTGGGCGTCACCACCAACGAGGACCTGGAGCGGCTGCATCCGGCCGTGGTCCGCCCCGGCCGCTGTCTGGCCCGCATCGAGGTCGGCCCGCTGACGCACCGGGAGGCGGTCGACTGGCTCGGCACCGAGGAGGGCGTCGGCCGCGAGGGCGCCACCCTGGCCGAGCTGTACGCACTGCGCCGGGGCACCACGCCGACGTCCGTGCCCGGCGCGCGGGAGGGAGCGGACGCGGGCCTGTACCTGTGA
- a CDS encoding glycoside hydrolase family protein — protein MGRPGGDARRRRWRLTALLGAGLAALALLLTLLGTQPGGLGTAHDGDRPHGTPAAPAGSPRPHVGWGFTHTRYSADQGSPAATARVTRLLGRDGGLAQNQHIMGWGADNPEPARGRYDFDALDRRIGLVRASGGTPVITLCCSPDWMKGATAGAGRTDWSRAALESAPLPAHYQDFADLAATVARRYPDVRHFIVWNEFKGFWNDAGSRWDYEGYTRMYNLVYKALKNVDRDVMVGGPYLVMDSVDPRGPHASTALRGPWGAMDQRVLDAFAYWNTHRAGADFTVVDGASYTRDDALLPDEFAATAKLTAVGTWVRRLTRDLPLWWAEYYVEPGDGDGERTGWSEPHRVAVQATGMIAMVRGGAGSGFYWNPQERTGPCPGCLWSPTDTAGGGRELPLYGLVSRFARAFPPGTRYATVSVAPDAAPHLRVLATRRTVLVVNTLGRRISARVDGRRFTMGAYEVKWLGR, from the coding sequence ATGGGACGCCCTGGCGGGGACGCGCGAAGGCGGCGGTGGCGGCTCACCGCCCTGCTCGGCGCGGGCCTGGCCGCGCTGGCCCTGCTGCTCACCCTGCTCGGCACACAGCCCGGCGGCCTCGGCACCGCACACGACGGCGACAGGCCGCACGGCACCCCGGCCGCCCCGGCCGGCAGCCCCCGACCGCACGTCGGCTGGGGCTTCACGCACACCCGGTACAGCGCCGACCAGGGTTCACCGGCCGCCACCGCGCGCGTGACACGGCTCCTCGGCCGGGACGGCGGGCTGGCGCAGAACCAGCACATCATGGGCTGGGGCGCCGACAACCCCGAGCCGGCCAGAGGACGTTACGACTTCGACGCGCTGGACCGGCGCATCGGCCTCGTCCGCGCCTCCGGCGGCACCCCGGTGATCACGCTGTGCTGCTCCCCGGACTGGATGAAGGGCGCTACGGCCGGGGCCGGCCGCACCGACTGGAGCCGGGCCGCACTGGAGAGCGCCCCGCTCCCCGCCCACTACCAGGACTTCGCCGACCTCGCCGCGACCGTCGCCCGGCGCTACCCGGACGTACGGCACTTCATCGTCTGGAACGAGTTCAAGGGCTTCTGGAACGACGCCGGGTCCCGCTGGGACTACGAGGGCTACACCCGGATGTACAACCTGGTGTACAAGGCGCTGAAGAACGTCGACCGGGACGTCATGGTCGGCGGCCCGTACCTGGTCATGGACAGCGTCGACCCACGCGGCCCCCATGCCTCGACCGCGCTCAGAGGCCCCTGGGGCGCCATGGACCAACGGGTCCTGGACGCCTTCGCCTACTGGAACACCCACCGGGCCGGCGCCGACTTCACCGTGGTCGACGGCGCCAGCTACACCCGCGACGACGCCCTGCTCCCGGACGAGTTCGCGGCCACCGCCAAGCTCACCGCCGTCGGCACCTGGGTACGGCGGCTGACCCGCGACCTGCCCCTGTGGTGGGCCGAGTACTACGTCGAGCCCGGCGACGGCGACGGCGAACGCACCGGCTGGAGCGAACCGCACCGCGTCGCCGTCCAGGCCACCGGCATGATCGCCATGGTCAGGGGCGGCGCCGGCTCCGGCTTCTACTGGAACCCGCAGGAGCGGACCGGCCCGTGCCCCGGCTGCCTGTGGTCCCCGACCGACACCGCCGGCGGCGGCCGGGAACTCCCGCTGTACGGCCTGGTGTCCCGCTTCGCGCGCGCGTTCCCGCCGGGCACCCGGTACGCGACCGTGTCCGTCGCCCCGGACGCCGCGCCCCACCTCCGCGTCCTCGCCACCCGGCGGACCGTCCTCGTCGTCAACACCCTCGGCCGGCGGATCAGCGCACGGGTCGACGGCCGGCGGTTCACGATGGGCGCGTACGAGGTGAAGTGGCTCGGCCGCTGA